One stretch of Cellulomonas wangsupingiae DNA includes these proteins:
- a CDS encoding UDP-N-acetylmuramoyl-tripeptide--D-alanyl-D-alanine ligase, translating to MIALTAAEIAAATGGTRSSVAPEHVVTGPVVTDSREVLPGGLFVALPGEHVDGHDFAATAVEAGAALVLAARELPGLPCVVVPDVERALGDLARDVLVRLRDAAAEPGGSGLRVVGVTGSVGKTTTKDVLAQLCGAVGPTVAPVRSFNNEIGLPLTVLRADEQTRFLVLEMGASGPGHLTYLTDIAPPDVAVVLVVGQAHLGGFGGGIDAVARAKAEIVLGLVPDGTAVLNGDDPRVRAMADVAPGPVVLFGAAPDAQVRVEDVRLDALGRARFRLVHTLDGARDARDVELRLVGEHHVHNALAAAAAALTVGIDLDTVAAGLSAADALSPHRMHVVDRPDGVTVVDDSYNANPDSMRAALKALAVIAGRERRSVAVLGEMLELGEESRAAHDAIGRLVVRLNIGLTVVVGEGARAIRDGANHEGSWGDEIVLVDDVATAAQLLAEELRAGDVVLVKSSYGSGLWQLGDLLVGADA from the coding sequence GTGATCGCCCTCACTGCGGCCGAGATCGCGGCCGCCACCGGCGGCACGCGCAGCTCCGTCGCCCCCGAGCACGTCGTCACCGGACCCGTCGTCACCGACTCGCGCGAGGTCCTGCCCGGCGGGCTGTTCGTCGCGCTGCCGGGCGAGCACGTCGACGGGCACGACTTCGCCGCGACCGCCGTCGAGGCCGGGGCCGCGCTCGTCCTGGCGGCCCGCGAGCTGCCCGGTCTGCCGTGCGTCGTCGTGCCCGACGTCGAACGGGCGCTCGGCGACCTCGCCCGCGACGTGCTCGTGCGGCTGCGGGACGCCGCCGCGGAGCCCGGGGGCAGCGGCCTGCGGGTCGTCGGGGTGACCGGTTCGGTCGGCAAGACGACCACCAAGGACGTGCTCGCCCAGCTGTGCGGCGCCGTCGGGCCGACGGTCGCGCCCGTGCGCTCGTTCAACAACGAGATCGGACTGCCCCTGACGGTGCTGCGGGCCGACGAGCAGACCCGTTTCCTGGTCCTCGAGATGGGGGCCAGCGGGCCCGGCCACCTGACGTACCTCACCGACATCGCACCGCCGGACGTCGCGGTCGTGCTCGTCGTGGGCCAGGCCCACCTCGGCGGGTTCGGTGGCGGCATCGACGCGGTCGCGCGCGCCAAGGCGGAGATCGTCCTGGGACTGGTGCCGGACGGGACGGCCGTCCTCAACGGTGACGACCCGCGGGTGCGCGCCATGGCGGACGTCGCCCCGGGGCCCGTCGTGCTGTTCGGCGCCGCACCCGACGCGCAGGTCCGCGTCGAGGACGTGCGCCTCGACGCGCTGGGCCGGGCGCGTTTCCGGCTCGTGCACACGCTGGACGGTGCGCGCGACGCGCGCGACGTCGAGCTGCGGCTGGTGGGGGAGCACCACGTGCACAACGCGCTCGCCGCGGCGGCCGCGGCCCTGACGGTGGGCATCGACCTCGACACCGTGGCGGCCGGGCTGTCGGCCGCCGACGCGCTGTCGCCGCACCGCATGCACGTCGTGGACCGACCCGACGGCGTGACCGTCGTCGACGACTCGTACAACGCCAACCCCGACTCGATGCGGGCGGCGCTCAAGGCGCTCGCGGTGATCGCCGGCCGCGAGCGTCGGTCGGTCGCCGTGCTGGGGGAGATGCTCGAGCTCGGCGAGGAGTCGCGTGCCGCGCACGACGCCATCGGGCGCCTCGTCGTGCGGCTCAACATCGGGCTGACGGTCGTGGTGGGCGAGGGCGCGCGTGCGATCCGCGACGGCGCCAACCACGAGGGCTCGTGGGGCGACGAGATCGTGCTGGTCGACGACGTGGCCACGGCGGCGCAGCTCCTCGCCGAGGAGCTGCGCGCGGGTGACGTCGTGCTCGTGAAGTCGTCGTACGGGTCGGGGCTGTGGCAGCTCGGCGACCTGCTCGTGGGAGCGGACGCATGA
- a CDS encoding UDP-N-acetylmuramoyl-L-alanyl-D-glutamate--2,6-diaminopimelate ligase, whose amino-acid sequence MTSPLDRLRPEHPPVRRVDDLVAAFGLAATGAPTAGRTFTGVTVSSGDVEPGDLFVAVPGLRVHGARFADDALARGAVAVLTDPDGVALLPPAADVPVLVVDDPRALAGPVAAWALGDPGTRLVTVGVTGTNGKTTTTYFVDAALRAEHARTAVLGTVELRIGDDAVESPRTTVEAPVLQSLLALAHERGATALTTEVSSHALALGRVHGVRFDVVGFTNLQRDHLDFHGDMEGYFRDKSRLFSPEQARRGVVVVDDVWGQRLAEESPIPVQTLSTHVGAPVAAGADWAVVEADIGLDGVGSRFVLRGPDGARHEAHSPLPGLVNVSNAALAIVLAHAAGVPVDAAVAGVAGAHAIPGRMERVIERGDGWPLCLVDYAHTPDALVLALEAVRPITPGRLVLVFGSDGDRDRGKRPIMGQIGARLADVLVVTDENPRSEDPASVRAAILAGVRDVRPDLADVHEATSRAQAIRDALRLAGPDDTVIVTGKGHEPTQEIAGVFHRYNDRDVFLAAHAERREQHA is encoded by the coding sequence ATGACGTCCCCCCTGGACCGGCTCCGCCCGGAGCACCCACCGGTCCGCAGGGTCGACGACCTCGTGGCCGCCTTCGGCCTCGCCGCGACGGGTGCACCCACCGCCGGACGCACGTTCACCGGGGTCACGGTGTCGAGCGGCGACGTGGAGCCGGGCGACCTGTTCGTCGCCGTGCCCGGCCTGCGGGTGCACGGCGCGCGGTTCGCCGACGACGCCCTGGCCCGCGGCGCGGTCGCCGTCCTGACGGACCCCGACGGCGTCGCCCTGCTGCCCCCGGCCGCCGACGTGCCCGTGCTGGTCGTCGACGACCCGCGCGCGCTGGCCGGACCGGTCGCCGCGTGGGCGCTGGGCGACCCCGGCACGCGGCTCGTGACCGTCGGTGTCACCGGCACCAACGGCAAGACCACGACCACCTACTTCGTCGACGCGGCCCTGCGCGCGGAGCACGCGCGCACCGCGGTGCTGGGCACCGTCGAGCTGCGGATCGGCGACGACGCGGTCGAGAGCCCGCGCACCACGGTCGAGGCCCCGGTGCTGCAGTCGCTGCTGGCGCTCGCGCACGAGCGCGGGGCGACGGCGCTGACCACCGAGGTGTCGTCGCACGCCCTGGCCCTCGGACGCGTGCACGGCGTGCGCTTCGACGTCGTCGGGTTCACCAACCTGCAGCGTGACCACCTCGACTTCCACGGCGACATGGAGGGGTACTTCCGCGACAAGTCGCGGCTGTTCAGCCCTGAGCAGGCGCGGCGCGGCGTCGTGGTCGTCGACGACGTGTGGGGGCAGCGGCTGGCCGAGGAGTCGCCGATCCCGGTGCAGACCCTGAGCACCCACGTGGGCGCACCGGTCGCGGCGGGCGCCGACTGGGCGGTCGTCGAGGCGGACATCGGACTGGACGGCGTGGGGTCGCGATTCGTCCTGCGGGGGCCCGACGGTGCCCGGCACGAGGCGCACAGCCCGCTGCCCGGCCTCGTCAACGTGTCCAACGCCGCCCTCGCGATCGTGCTCGCGCACGCTGCGGGCGTGCCGGTGGACGCCGCGGTCGCCGGCGTCGCGGGCGCGCACGCCATCCCGGGCCGCATGGAGCGCGTGATCGAGCGTGGCGACGGCTGGCCGCTGTGCCTCGTCGACTACGCGCACACCCCCGACGCGCTCGTCCTCGCGCTCGAGGCGGTGCGGCCCATCACACCGGGCCGTCTCGTGCTCGTGTTCGGCTCCGACGGCGACCGCGACCGCGGCAAGCGCCCGATCATGGGGCAGATCGGCGCCCGCCTGGCGGACGTGCTCGTCGTCACCGACGAGAACCCCCGCTCGGAGGACCCCGCGTCCGTCCGGGCGGCCATCCTCGCGGGCGTGCGTGACGTGCGCCCCGACCTGGCCGACGTGCACGAGGCGACCAGCCGCGCGCAGGCCATCCGCGACGCCCTCCGTCTGGCAGGTCCGGACGACACCGTGATCGTCACGGGCAAGGGCCACGAACCGACCCAGGAGATCGCCGGGGTGTTCCACCGCTACAACGACCGTGACGTGTTCCTCGCCGCCCACGCCGAGCGCCGGGAGCAGCACGCGTGA
- a CDS encoding peptidoglycan D,D-transpeptidase FtsI family protein, translating to MIALIVVLVLVLVTFTGRLVYVQGIAGPELAQEARENRMTTARVLGARGEITDANGVVLATSVERYHVTVNQKQVATYRARGTSEGLDGAAGVASRLAPLLGLNAAELGGRLVGDRGYVIVARDVLPDVAREVRALRLDGVGVEKVADRVYPKGTVAGNIVGFVNSNGTGLQGLEYALDADLKGAEGEDRYERGKGGQPIPGGQQEATPAQNGSSARLTIDSDLQWKAEEELRAKVAETGADGGTVVVMRPRTGEVLALAESTAFDPNAPGDQATTALSKSVSEVFEPGSTSKVVTMAAALEAGVVGPTDRFEVADRWTTPHGETIKDSHDHGVEKLTATGIFAESSNVGTVLIGQRLSKEQRHQYLSAFGFGTRTGIEMPGESPGILHPVEKWQGRDEYAVLFGQAVSVNALQAASVFATVANDGVRVAPHLIAGWTSPDGQYTPVAQAPGTQVVSPQTARTVLSMMESAVDEGTGGDAAIPGYRVAGKTGTAQRFNPSGFTASFIGVAPADDPQVVTAVILHNPRSSIFGGTVAAPVFSTVTSYALQQLGVAPSGTPANLFPATWE from the coding sequence ATGATCGCGCTCATCGTCGTCCTGGTGCTCGTGCTCGTGACGTTCACCGGGCGCCTCGTGTACGTGCAGGGGATCGCGGGCCCCGAGCTCGCGCAGGAGGCCCGCGAGAACCGGATGACGACCGCCCGCGTGCTGGGCGCGCGCGGCGAGATCACCGACGCGAACGGTGTCGTCCTGGCGACGTCCGTGGAGCGGTACCACGTGACGGTGAACCAGAAGCAGGTGGCGACGTACCGCGCGCGCGGCACGTCCGAGGGCCTGGACGGCGCCGCGGGCGTGGCGTCCCGGCTCGCGCCGCTGCTGGGCCTGAACGCGGCGGAGCTGGGCGGTCGCCTGGTCGGCGACCGGGGCTACGTCATCGTCGCCCGCGACGTGCTCCCGGACGTCGCGCGCGAGGTGCGCGCGCTGCGCCTCGACGGCGTGGGGGTCGAGAAGGTCGCCGACCGCGTCTACCCCAAGGGCACCGTCGCGGGGAACATCGTGGGCTTCGTGAACTCCAACGGCACCGGGCTGCAGGGGCTCGAGTACGCCCTGGACGCCGACCTGAAGGGCGCGGAGGGCGAGGACCGCTACGAGCGCGGCAAGGGCGGGCAGCCCATCCCCGGCGGGCAGCAGGAGGCGACGCCGGCGCAGAACGGCAGCTCGGCGCGCCTGACGATCGACTCCGACCTGCAGTGGAAGGCGGAGGAGGAGCTGCGGGCCAAGGTCGCCGAGACGGGCGCGGACGGGGGCACCGTCGTCGTCATGCGCCCGCGGACCGGGGAGGTCCTCGCGCTCGCGGAGTCGACCGCGTTCGACCCGAACGCACCGGGGGACCAGGCGACCACGGCGTTGTCGAAGAGCGTGTCGGAGGTGTTCGAGCCCGGCTCGACGAGCAAGGTCGTCACCATGGCCGCCGCGCTCGAGGCCGGCGTGGTCGGGCCGACCGACCGGTTCGAGGTGGCCGACCGCTGGACGACCCCGCACGGCGAGACGATCAAGGACTCGCACGACCACGGCGTGGAGAAGCTCACGGCGACCGGCATCTTCGCCGAGTCCTCCAACGTCGGCACGGTGCTCATCGGTCAGCGCCTGTCCAAGGAGCAGCGCCACCAGTACCTCTCGGCGTTCGGCTTCGGGACACGCACGGGCATCGAGATGCCCGGCGAGTCGCCGGGCATCCTGCACCCGGTCGAGAAGTGGCAGGGCCGCGACGAGTACGCGGTGCTGTTCGGGCAGGCGGTCTCGGTGAACGCGCTGCAGGCCGCGAGCGTGTTCGCCACGGTCGCGAACGACGGCGTGCGGGTCGCGCCCCACCTCATCGCGGGCTGGACGTCGCCGGACGGGCAGTACACGCCCGTCGCGCAGGCGCCGGGCACGCAGGTGGTCTCCCCGCAGACCGCGCGGACGGTGCTGTCGATGATGGAGAGCGCCGTCGACGAGGGCACGGGCGGCGACGCCGCGATCCCCGGCTACCGCGTCGCGGGCAAGACCGGCACGGCGCAGCGGTTCAACCCCAGCGGCTTCACGGCGTCCTTCATCGGGGTCGCCCCCGCGGACGACCCGCAGGTGGTGACGGCCGTCATCCTGCACAACCCGCGCTCGTCGATCTTCGGCGGCACCGTGGCGGCGCCCGTCTTCTCGACGGTCACCAGCTACGCGCTGCAGCAGCTGGGCGTCGCGCCCTCGGGGACCCCGGCGAACCTCTTCCCGGCGACGTGGGAGTGA
- the rsmH gene encoding 16S rRNA (cytosine(1402)-N(4))-methyltransferase RsmH, whose protein sequence is MDEQTDGGAAGRHTPVLLQRCLDLLAPALAVPDAVMVDSTLGMGGHTEGVLRAFEHVRVVGIDRDPQALALASERLAPFGDRFTGVHAVYDEITDVLEDLGIPAVQGVLMDLGVSSLQLDEAERGFAYAHDAPLDMRMDPTTGPTAADVLNTYEERDIARVLRVYGEERFASRIARGIVRRRERAPLTRTSELVEIVRAGVPAATRRTGGHPAKRTFQALRIEVNGELAALERAVPASIEALAVGGRIVVESYQSLEDRIVKRALAAGATSSAPPDLPVEPATHTPYLRLLTRGAEEADAEELARNPRSQSVRLRAAERLRPTPDHLRTPRRAA, encoded by the coding sequence ATGGACGAGCAGACCGACGGCGGGGCCGCGGGCCGCCACACGCCCGTGCTCCTGCAGCGCTGCCTGGACCTCCTGGCGCCCGCGCTCGCGGTCCCGGACGCCGTCATGGTGGACTCGACGCTCGGCATGGGCGGCCACACGGAGGGCGTGCTGCGCGCCTTCGAGCACGTCCGGGTGGTCGGCATCGACCGCGACCCGCAGGCGCTCGCGCTCGCCTCCGAGCGGCTCGCGCCGTTCGGGGACCGGTTCACCGGCGTGCACGCGGTGTACGACGAGATCACCGACGTGCTCGAGGACCTCGGCATCCCCGCGGTGCAGGGCGTGCTCATGGACCTCGGCGTCTCGTCGCTGCAGCTCGACGAGGCCGAGCGCGGCTTCGCGTACGCGCACGACGCCCCGCTCGACATGCGCATGGACCCCACGACCGGGCCGACGGCCGCCGACGTGCTCAACACGTACGAGGAGCGGGACATCGCCCGCGTGCTGCGTGTGTACGGCGAGGAGCGGTTCGCCTCCCGGATCGCGCGCGGCATCGTGCGACGGCGCGAGCGGGCACCGCTGACGCGGACGTCCGAGCTGGTGGAGATCGTGCGTGCCGGCGTGCCGGCCGCGACCCGCCGCACCGGTGGGCACCCGGCCAAGCGCACGTTCCAGGCGCTGCGCATCGAGGTCAACGGCGAGCTCGCCGCCCTCGAGCGGGCCGTGCCGGCCTCGATCGAGGCGCTGGCGGTGGGCGGACGCATCGTCGTCGAGTCGTACCAGTCCCTCGAGGACCGGATCGTCAAGCGCGCCCTCGCGGCGGGCGCCACGTCCAGCGCCCCACCCGACCTGCCCGTCGAGCCGGCCACGCACACGCCGTACCTGCGCCTGCTCACGCGTGGCGCGGAGGAGGCGGACGCCGAGGAGCTCGCCCGCAACCCGCGGTCCCAGTCCGTCCGTCTGCGTGCCGCCGAGCGCCTGCGCCCCACCCCCGACCACCTGCGCACCCCGAGGAGAGCCGCATGA
- the mraY gene encoding phospho-N-acetylmuramoyl-pentapeptide-transferase gives MRAVLISGGISMLVALLGTPLFIRWLVRRQYGQFIRQDGPTAHFTKRGTPTMGGVVIIGATLIGWALGLLLTGTAPSASAVLALFLMTGLGVVGFLDDFIKISRQRSLGLSPLWKIVGQGVVGVVFSVLALQFPNEQFRTPASTRISFIRDTNLDLAFAGATVGLILFVIWANFLITAWSNAVNLTDGLDGLATGVSLIVFGAYVLVGVWQFNQTCQSILSAGPRCYETRDPLDLAIVAAAITGALFGFLWWNASPAKIFMGDTGSLALGGALAALTILTRTEILGAIIGGLFVLIVLSDVIQIGFFKMTGKRVFKMAPLHHHFELSGWGEVTIVIRFWIIAGLFVALGVGIFYAEWVAQ, from the coding sequence ATGAGGGCGGTCCTCATCTCCGGCGGCATCTCGATGCTCGTCGCGCTGCTCGGCACACCGTTGTTCATCCGCTGGCTCGTGCGGCGTCAGTACGGGCAGTTCATCCGGCAGGACGGCCCGACCGCGCACTTCACCAAGCGCGGCACGCCCACCATGGGTGGCGTCGTCATCATCGGCGCGACGCTCATCGGGTGGGCGCTGGGCCTGCTGCTGACCGGGACGGCACCGAGCGCGTCGGCGGTGCTGGCGCTGTTCCTCATGACCGGACTGGGCGTCGTCGGGTTCCTGGACGACTTCATCAAGATCTCGCGGCAACGGTCCCTCGGCCTGAGCCCGCTGTGGAAGATCGTCGGCCAGGGCGTCGTCGGGGTCGTGTTCTCGGTGCTCGCGCTGCAGTTCCCCAACGAGCAGTTCCGCACACCCGCCTCGACGCGCATCTCGTTCATCCGTGACACGAACCTCGACCTGGCGTTCGCGGGTGCGACCGTCGGGCTGATCCTGTTCGTCATCTGGGCCAACTTCCTCATCACGGCCTGGTCGAACGCCGTGAACCTGACCGACGGGCTCGACGGGCTGGCGACGGGCGTCTCGCTCATCGTGTTCGGCGCGTACGTGCTGGTCGGCGTGTGGCAGTTCAACCAGACGTGCCAGTCGATCCTGTCCGCCGGCCCGCGGTGCTACGAGACGCGCGACCCGCTGGACCTGGCGATCGTCGCGGCTGCGATCACGGGCGCGCTGTTCGGGTTCCTGTGGTGGAACGCCAGCCCCGCCAAGATCTTCATGGGTGACACCGGCTCGCTGGCCCTCGGGGGCGCGCTGGCCGCGCTGACGATCCTCACCCGCACCGAGATCCTCGGCGCCATCATCGGCGGGCTGTTCGTGCTCATCGTGCTCTCGGACGTCATCCAGATCGGCTTCTTCAAGATGACCGGCAAACGGGTGTTCAAGATGGCACCCCTGCACCACCACTTCGAGCTGTCGGGGTGGGGCGAGGTGACGATCGTCATCAGGTTCTGGATCATCGCGGGCCTCTTCGTCGCGCTCGGGGTCGGCATCTTCTACGCGGAGTGGGTGGCGCAGTAG
- the murD gene encoding UDP-N-acetylmuramoyl-L-alanine--D-glutamate ligase, giving the protein MDARFDGRTVLVAGLGVSGRAAAQVLADRGARVVTFDEHAREADVRDVAALVADGLAGADLVVTSPGLPPSHAVLTAARERGLPVWSEVELAWQVRVPRDGGDGEAAPWLAVTGTNGKTTTVGMLESILRAAGRRTLAVGNVGTPVVLAAVDPALDVLAVELSSFQLHHTHSMSPQAAAVLNVAPDHLDWHGSLEAYAADKGRVYARAQVACVYDATDPVTEALVRDADVVDGCVAVGFTLGMPAVGQVGLVEDVLVDRGFARLRHTHAAELGTLADLAQLAGPSGVVPPHVVRNALAAAALALAHGVDPAHVRDGLRAFAPGAHRIVTVGVVDEVAYVDDSKATNAHAASASLAAFEPGSVVWVAGGLAKGAQFDDLVRARRDRLRGVVLIGVDRAPLREALARHAPDVPVIEVDAGETEPVMTRAVDSARRLAAGAPEGVPVTVLLAPACASMDQFASYAARGDAFAAAVRALGAEAGRERHADGRP; this is encoded by the coding sequence GTGGACGCACGCTTCGACGGTCGTACCGTCCTCGTCGCCGGGCTGGGGGTCTCGGGCCGGGCCGCCGCGCAGGTGCTCGCCGACCGCGGCGCCCGCGTCGTGACCTTCGACGAGCACGCCCGCGAGGCGGACGTCAGGGACGTGGCGGCGCTCGTGGCGGACGGCCTGGCCGGTGCCGACCTCGTCGTCACGTCGCCGGGGCTGCCGCCGTCCCACGCGGTGCTCACCGCCGCCCGCGAGCGGGGCCTGCCGGTCTGGAGCGAGGTCGAGCTCGCGTGGCAGGTGCGCGTGCCGCGCGACGGCGGCGACGGCGAGGCCGCGCCGTGGCTCGCCGTGACGGGCACCAACGGCAAGACGACGACCGTCGGCATGCTGGAGTCGATCCTGCGGGCGGCCGGCCGCCGCACGCTCGCCGTCGGCAACGTCGGCACCCCGGTGGTGCTCGCGGCGGTGGACCCGGCGCTCGACGTGCTGGCCGTCGAGCTGTCGAGCTTCCAGCTGCACCACACGCACTCGATGTCGCCGCAGGCGGCGGCCGTGCTCAACGTCGCACCCGACCACCTCGACTGGCACGGCTCGCTCGAGGCGTACGCGGCCGACAAGGGACGCGTCTACGCGCGCGCACAGGTGGCGTGCGTGTACGACGCGACCGACCCCGTCACCGAGGCGCTGGTGCGGGACGCCGACGTCGTCGACGGCTGCGTGGCCGTCGGGTTCACGCTCGGGATGCCCGCCGTGGGCCAGGTCGGCCTCGTGGAGGACGTGCTGGTCGACCGCGGCTTCGCCCGGCTGCGGCACACGCACGCCGCCGAGCTCGGGACGCTGGCGGACCTGGCCCAGCTCGCCGGCCCGTCGGGCGTCGTCCCGCCGCACGTCGTGCGCAACGCGCTCGCGGCGGCGGCCCTGGCGCTCGCGCACGGGGTGGACCCCGCGCACGTGCGCGACGGTCTGCGCGCCTTCGCCCCCGGTGCGCACCGCATCGTGACCGTCGGCGTCGTCGACGAGGTCGCGTACGTCGACGACTCCAAGGCGACGAACGCGCACGCCGCGTCGGCGTCGCTCGCCGCGTTCGAGCCGGGATCGGTGGTCTGGGTCGCCGGTGGGCTGGCCAAGGGCGCGCAGTTCGACGACCTCGTGCGGGCCCGGCGCGACCGGCTGCGCGGCGTCGTCCTCATCGGCGTCGACCGGGCTCCGCTGCGCGAGGCCCTCGCCCGACACGCTCCCGATGTGCCGGTGATCGAGGTGGACGCCGGTGAGACTGAGCCGGTGATGACGCGCGCCGTGGACAGCGCGCGCCGGCTCGCCGCCGGCGCGCCGGAAGGTGTGCCCGTCACGGTGCTGCTCGCTCCCGCGTGCGCGTCGATGGACCAGTTCGCGTCCTACGCCGCTCGCGGCGACGCGTTCGCGGCGGCGGTGCGCGCCCTGGGTGCCGAGGCCGGTCGGGAGCGGCACGCGGACGGTCGGCCGTGA
- the ftsW gene encoding putative lipid II flippase FtsW, which yields MSAGSPVRPRTAPTRAVTPPGGTPEVREPSLLGTWNSAVTSYYVLLGATLLLVAIGLVMVLSSSSVESLAAGKSPYAVFFDQTRYALVGLPALVVMSRLPVRVLKALAWPALAGAIAFQMLVFVPGLGCGAGGNRNWVCLPGFSAQPSEAVKLALAIWLGAVLARKLRLLHEWKHALVPAVPVAGVAIGVVLLGKDLGTAMVLVVLVAGAMFVAGVPLRIFAVAGAVAAAGVALLAIDSENRMTRITAWLSAECDVTNECYQTLHAGWGLATGGWSGVGLGQSAEKWSYLPAAHNDFIYAILGEELGFVGTVLVLALFALLAFAMIRIMRRHPDPFVKIATAAVFAWVIGQAMINIAVVIGLLPVIGVPLPLVSAGGSALIMTMAALGMLLAFARTEPGAAEALSARASVVRRSLAVIGRTRG from the coding sequence GTGAGCGCCGGGTCGCCCGTCCGGCCCCGCACGGCACCGACCCGCGCCGTGACCCCGCCCGGGGGCACGCCCGAGGTCCGCGAGCCCTCGCTGCTGGGCACCTGGAACTCGGCGGTCACCAGCTACTACGTGCTGCTCGGAGCGACGCTCCTGCTGGTCGCGATCGGGCTGGTCATGGTGCTGTCGAGCTCGAGCGTCGAGTCGCTGGCCGCGGGCAAGTCCCCGTACGCGGTGTTCTTCGACCAGACGCGGTACGCCCTCGTGGGCCTGCCGGCGCTCGTGGTGATGTCACGCCTGCCGGTGCGCGTGCTCAAGGCCCTCGCCTGGCCGGCGCTGGCGGGCGCCATCGCCTTCCAGATGCTCGTCTTCGTCCCGGGCCTGGGCTGCGGCGCCGGTGGCAACCGCAACTGGGTGTGCCTGCCCGGCTTCTCCGCCCAGCCCTCCGAGGCCGTCAAGCTGGCGCTCGCGATCTGGCTCGGCGCCGTCCTGGCGCGCAAGCTGCGGCTGCTGCACGAGTGGAAGCACGCCCTGGTCCCCGCGGTGCCCGTGGCCGGCGTCGCCATCGGCGTCGTCCTGCTGGGCAAGGACCTGGGCACGGCGATGGTCCTGGTCGTGCTCGTCGCCGGGGCCATGTTCGTGGCGGGGGTGCCGCTGCGGATCTTCGCGGTCGCGGGCGCCGTCGCCGCCGCGGGGGTCGCCCTGCTGGCGATCGACAGCGAGAACCGGATGACACGCATCACGGCGTGGCTGTCGGCGGAGTGCGACGTCACGAACGAGTGCTACCAGACGCTGCACGCCGGCTGGGGCCTGGCGACGGGCGGGTGGAGCGGCGTCGGGCTGGGGCAGAGCGCCGAGAAGTGGTCGTACCTGCCGGCGGCCCACAACGACTTCATCTACGCGATCCTGGGGGAGGAGCTCGGCTTCGTGGGCACGGTGCTCGTGCTCGCGCTGTTCGCGCTCCTCGCGTTCGCGATGATCCGCATCATGCGCCGCCACCCGGACCCGTTCGTCAAGATCGCCACGGCGGCGGTGTTCGCCTGGGTGATCGGCCAGGCGATGATCAACATCGCCGTCGTCATCGGGCTGCTGCCCGTCATCGGTGTCCCGCTGCCGCTCGTCTCCGCCGGAGGATCCGCACTCATCATGACCATGGCCGCGCTCGGCATGCTGCTCGCCTTCGCCCGGACCGAGCCGGGGGCCGCCGAGGCGCTGTCCGCGCGCGCCTCGGTCGTGCGCCGCTCGCTCGCCGTGATCGGGCGCACCCGTGGCTGA